In Streptomyces sp. NBC_01717, one DNA window encodes the following:
- a CDS encoding cytochrome ubiquinol oxidase subunit I: protein MATPAVVEISRWQFAITAVFHMSFPALTVGLSLFLAVMYTVYVRTENPLYLQIFRFWKKIFAVGFGLGVVAGTVMTFEFGLNWGSYAHAVGPILGVTIGMEVITAFFLEAGFIGIMLYGDGRVRPRTMAFACWMIVVGTLLSTTWILSANSWMQDPVGFTEVKGQFWASDWWHVLFNPAFSYRYPHILLAVLISACWFIGGIAAWYLVKQRALPFARRTLSIALGVLAILMPVQLYVGDATAAFMGAHQPAKLQAFEGNWKTDNNGYNLLVVPNTDKGENELHVEIPHLGAVIGKDLTGQANVPGLLQTPKADRPNMWSAFYGFRAMYFTALAMFAMAFAGVVLRLRGRLYTARRFHRLMVWMAPAGVIAISGGWITAETGRQPWVVYGLIRTSDAVSHLSLGAAIASLIGFVGVYALLLGLWIRYIVRTVRTGPEHLVADVGPTINPTEVGHA from the coding sequence GTGGCCACGCCCGCAGTGGTGGAGATCTCTCGATGGCAATTCGCCATCACCGCAGTGTTTCATATGAGCTTTCCCGCACTGACTGTCGGACTCTCCCTCTTCCTGGCGGTGATGTACACGGTCTACGTCAGGACCGAAAATCCGCTGTACCTTCAGATATTTCGTTTCTGGAAGAAGATATTCGCGGTCGGATTCGGCCTCGGTGTGGTCGCCGGAACCGTCATGACCTTCGAATTCGGTCTCAACTGGGGAAGTTACGCCCATGCTGTCGGGCCGATCCTCGGTGTCACGATCGGCATGGAGGTCATCACGGCCTTCTTTCTGGAGGCCGGGTTCATCGGCATCATGCTGTACGGCGACGGAAGGGTGCGCCCCCGTACCATGGCGTTCGCCTGCTGGATGATCGTCGTCGGCACCCTGCTGTCCACGACATGGATCCTGTCGGCCAACAGCTGGATGCAGGATCCCGTGGGCTTCACCGAGGTCAAGGGCCAGTTCTGGGCAAGCGACTGGTGGCACGTGCTGTTCAACCCGGCGTTCTCCTACAGGTACCCGCACATCCTGCTTGCCGTGCTGATCAGCGCCTGCTGGTTCATCGGCGGGATCGCCGCCTGGTACCTGGTCAAGCAGCGGGCGCTGCCTTTCGCACGCCGCACCCTCTCCATCGCCCTCGGAGTGCTGGCCATCCTGATGCCCGTACAGCTGTACGTGGGAGACGCGACCGCTGCGTTCATGGGCGCGCACCAGCCAGCGAAGCTCCAGGCCTTCGAGGGCAACTGGAAGACCGACAACAACGGCTACAACCTGCTCGTGGTGCCGAACACTGACAAGGGCGAGAACGAGCTCCATGTCGAGATACCTCACCTGGGCGCCGTCATCGGCAAGGATCTGACCGGCCAGGCGAACGTCCCCGGGCTACTGCAGACGCCGAAGGCCGATCGCCCCAACATGTGGTCGGCTTTTTACGGCTTCCGGGCGATGTACTTCACCGCTCTGGCGATGTTCGCCATGGCCTTCGCCGGAGTGGTGCTGCGGCTGCGCGGCAGGCTGTACACCGCCCGGCGGTTCCACCGGCTGATGGTCTGGATGGCCCCCGCCGGTGTCATAGCGATCAGCGGCGGCTGGATCACGGCGGAGACCGGCCGGCAGCCTTGGGTCGTCTATGGCCTGATCCGCACCAGTGACGCCGTCTCCCATCTCTCACTCGGCGCGGCGATCGCCAGCCTCATCGGCTTCGTCGGCGTCTACGCGCTGCTGCTTGGGCTGTGGATCCGCTACATCGTCCGCACAGTGCGGACCGGCCCCGAACACCTGGTGGCGGACGTTGGTCCCACCATCAACCCGACCGAGGTGGGCCATGCTTGA
- a CDS encoding alpha/beta fold hydrolase: MHKKKKTLRRGIIAAGAAATAAAAVLVSTASAAPAPLQLHTDAAKPTVVLVHGAWADASGWNGVSERLQDDGYRVVAPANPLRGVANDSSYIASVLKSIEGPIVLVGHSYGGTVITNAAAGNPNVKALVYVAAFVPDKGELQGDLLGKFPGSEIPDAINPVPYSTADGTTGTDLYLKADKFRSAFAGDLPVSTTRLMEASQRPFTAAGFEESTTAAAWHDIPSFGLVAGADKAIPPALERFEYERAGAKKVVEVPGASHVVFISHPGITTKLIEQADAATR; the protein is encoded by the coding sequence ATGCATAAGAAGAAGAAGACCCTGCGCCGCGGGATAATTGCCGCTGGTGCCGCCGCCACCGCGGCGGCTGCCGTTCTGGTGTCGACGGCTTCCGCTGCTCCGGCGCCCCTGCAGCTCCACACGGATGCCGCCAAGCCGACCGTTGTGCTCGTGCACGGCGCCTGGGCGGACGCCTCTGGCTGGAACGGTGTCAGTGAGCGTCTGCAGGACGATGGGTATCGGGTCGTAGCCCCGGCCAACCCGCTGCGCGGCGTGGCCAACGACTCGTCCTACATCGCCAGCGTCCTGAAGTCGATCGAGGGCCCGATCGTCCTGGTCGGACACTCCTACGGTGGCACCGTCATCACCAACGCCGCGGCGGGCAACCCGAACGTCAAGGCGCTCGTCTACGTCGCCGCGTTCGTCCCCGACAAGGGAGAACTCCAGGGCGACCTGCTGGGCAAGTTCCCCGGCAGCGAGATCCCGGACGCGATCAACCCGGTGCCGTACTCCACCGCCGACGGAACGACCGGAACCGATCTGTACCTGAAGGCCGACAAGTTCCGCAGTGCGTTCGCCGGCGACCTGCCGGTCTCCACCACCCGTTTGATGGAGGCCTCGCAGCGCCCGTTCACCGCTGCCGGGTTCGAGGAGTCGACAACGGCCGCCGCCTGGCACGACATCCCGTCCTTCGGGCTCGTCGCCGGGGCGGACAAGGCGATCCCGCCGGCCCTCGAGCGCTTCGAGTACGAGCGGGCCGGCGCCAAGAAGGTCGTGGAGGTCCCCGGGGCTTCCCACGTCGTCTTCATCAGCCACCCGGGCATCACCACCAAGCTCATCGAGCAGGCGGACGCTGCCACCCGCTGA
- a CDS encoding alpha/beta hydrolase, translating into MSTVKNIVLVHGGFVDGSGWQPVYHILTRDGFNVSVVQNPTHTLEGDVTATHQVLDVQDGPVVLVGHSYGGAVITEAGRHESVAALVYIAAFAPDKGESVNTLLADPLPGAPVPPILPPRDGFLFLDREKFAATFAGDVAPEEAQFMADSQVPWGVDALGGVVTEAAWRAKPSWYLVPGDDRMIPPPAQRAMAERAGATVQEVPGSHAIYVSQPEAVADLIKRAATHQA; encoded by the coding sequence ATGAGCACAGTGAAGAACATCGTTCTCGTGCATGGAGGGTTCGTTGATGGTTCCGGCTGGCAGCCGGTCTACCACATCCTTACCCGTGACGGCTTCAACGTCAGCGTTGTACAGAACCCGACTCACACCCTCGAGGGTGACGTCACAGCCACTCACCAGGTCCTCGATGTCCAGGACGGGCCGGTTGTGCTGGTTGGCCACTCCTACGGCGGGGCCGTGATCACCGAGGCCGGCCGTCACGAGAGTGTTGCGGCGCTCGTCTACATCGCCGCCTTCGCGCCGGACAAGGGCGAGTCGGTCAACACTCTCCTCGCCGACCCGCTGCCCGGGGCCCCCGTTCCCCCGATCCTGCCGCCCCGTGACGGTTTCCTCTTCCTGGACCGTGAGAAGTTCGCTGCCACGTTCGCGGGGGATGTAGCACCCGAGGAGGCCCAGTTCATGGCCGACTCCCAGGTGCCCTGGGGCGTGGATGCGCTCGGCGGCGTGGTCACCGAGGCTGCCTGGCGCGCCAAGCCGAGCTGGTACCTCGTGCCGGGTGACGACAGGATGATTCCTCCGCCTGCGCAGCGGGCGATGGCCGAGCGGGCCGGAGCCACCGTGCAAGAGGTCCCCGGAAGCCACGCCATCTACGTCTCCCAGCCGGAGGCTGTGGCGGATCTGATCAAGCGGGCTGCCACCCACCAGGCGTAG